In Polypterus senegalus isolate Bchr_013 chromosome 12, ASM1683550v1, whole genome shotgun sequence, the following are encoded in one genomic region:
- the tspan3a gene encoding tetraspanin-3 — protein sequence MGQCGITSSKTVLVFLNLIFWAAAGILCYVGAYVFITYDDYDHFFEDVYTLIPAVIIIGVGTLLFIIGLIGCCATIRESQCGLATFVIILLLVFITEVVVVVLGYIYRAKVEDEVDRSIHSVYNKYNGSNSDAASRAIDYVQRQLHCCGIHNFSDWKNTSWFIEAKNNSVPLSCCKANISNCTGTLNRPGDLYPEGCEALVVKKLQEIMMYVIWAALAFAVIQLLGMLCACIVLCRRSRDPVYELLIAGGTYA from the exons gCGGCAGCAGGAATCCTGTGCTATGTAGGGGCCTATGTGTTTATCACATATGATGATTATGATCATTTCTTTGAAGATGTCTATACACTGATTCCTGCAGTAATTATTATTGGTGTTGGAACTCTCCTCTTCATCATTGGATTGATTGGCTGTTGTGCAACAATTCGAGAAAGTCAGTGTGGACTAGCAACT TTTGTGATTATCTTACTGCTGGTTTTCATTACGGAAGTGGTTGTTGTCGTGCTTGGTTATATCTACAGAGCAAAG GTAGAGGATGAGGTTGACCGCTCAATTCACAGTGTGTATAACAAGTACAATGGCTCAAATTCAGATGCCGCTAGCCGTGCTATTGACTACGTACAACGACAG CTTCACTGCTGTGGCATCCACAACTTCTCAGATTGGAAAAATACAAGCTGGTTTATTGAAGCCAAAAACAACAGTGTCCCGCTAAGTTGTTGTAAAGCAAATATCAGCAACTGCACAGGAACTCTAAACCGTCCTGGAGACTTGTACCCAGAG gggtGTGAAGCTCTTGTTGTGAAGAAGCTTCAAGAAATTATGATGTATGTTATTTGGGCAGCTTTAGCATTCGCCGTCATTCAG TTGCTGGGTATGTTATGTGCCTGCATTGTATTGTGCCGGAGAAGCAGAGATCCTGTGTATGAACTTCTCATCGCTGGAGGAACTTACGCATAA